A section of the Meles meles chromosome 8, mMelMel3.1 paternal haplotype, whole genome shotgun sequence genome encodes:
- the SF3B2 gene encoding splicing factor 3B subunit 2 isoform X3, with the protein MAAEHPEPPKGELQLPPPPPPGHYGAWAAQELQAKLAEIGAPIQAGSREELVERLQTYTRQTGIVLNRPVLRGEDGDKAAPPPMSAQLSGIPMPPPPMGLPPLQPPPPPPPPPPGLGLGFPMAVGPRPPNLGPPPPLRVGEPVALSEEERLKLAQQQAALLMQQEERAKQGDHSLKEHELLEQQKRAAVLLEQERQQEIAKMGAPVPRPPQDMGQIGVRTPLGPRVAAPVGPTPTVLPMGAPVPRPRGPPPPPGDENREMDDPSVGPKIPQALEKILQLKESRQEEMNSQHEEEEMETDTRSSLGQSASETEEDTMSVSKKEKNRKRRNRKKKKKPQRVRGASSESSGDREKESARSRGSDSPAADVEIEYVTEEPEIYEPNFIFFKRIFEAFKLTDDVKKEKEKEPEKLDKLENSTAPKKKGFEEEHKDSDDDSSDDEQEKKPEAPKLSKKKLRRMNRFTVAELKQLVARPDVVEMHDVTAQDPKLLVHLKATRNSVPVPRHWCFKRKYLQGKRGIEKPPFELPDFIKRTGIQEMREALQEKEEQKTMKSKMREKVRPKMGKIDIDYQKLHDAFFKWQTKPKLTIHGDLYYEGKEFETRLKEKKPGDLSDELRISLGMPVGPNAHKVPPPWLIAMQRYGPPPSYPNLKIPGLNSPIPESCSFGYHAGGWGKPPVDETGKPLYGDVFGTNAAEFQTKTEEEEIDRTPWGELEPSDEESSEEEEEEESDEDKPDETGFITPADSGLITPGGFSSVPAGMETPELIELRKKKIEEAMDGSETPQLFTVLPEKRTATVGGAMMGSTHIYDMSTVMSRKGPAPELQGVEVALAPEELELDPMAMTQKYEEHVREQQAQVEKEDFSDMVAEHAAKQKQKKRKAQPQDSRGGSKKYKEFKF; encoded by the exons ATGGCGGCCGAGCATCCCGAGCCTCCCAAAGGAGAGTTgcagctgccgccgccgccacccccTGGGCACTATGGCGCTTGGGCTGCCCAGGAGCTTCAAGCCAAATTGGCAGAGATCGGAGCTCCGATCCAAG cagggagtcgcGAGGAGCTGGTGGAGAGGCTGCAGACCTATACCCGCCAG ACTGGCATCGTGCTGAATCGGCCAGTTCTGAGAGGTGAAGATGGGGACAAAGCAGCTCCCCCTCCCATGTCTGCACAG CTTTCTGGGATTCCCATGCCACCACCACCCATGGGACTCCCCCCGCTGCAACCtcctccaccacccccaccacctccaccagGCCTTGGCCTTGGCTTTCCTATGGCAGTTGGACCCCGCCCACCAAACTTGGGGCCACCGCCTCCTCTCCGGGTGGGTGAGCCTGTGGCTCTGTCCGAGGAGGAGCGGCTGAAGCTGGCGCAGCAGCAGGCGGCTTTGCTGATGCAGCAAGAGGAGCGGGCCAAGCAG gGAGATCATTCACTGAAGGAACATGAGCTCTTGGAGCAGCAGAAGCGG GCGGCTGTGCTCCTGGAGCAGGAGCGGCAGCAGGAGATCGCCAAGATGGGCGCCCCAGTCCCTCGGCCCCCACAAGACATGGGCCAGATTGGTGTTCGCACTCCTTTGGGTCCTCGAG tTGCTGCTCCAGTGGGCCCCACTCCCACTGTTTTACCCATGGGAGCCCCGGTTCCCCGGCCTCGTggtcccccaccaccccctggAGATGAGAATAGAGAG ATGGATGACCCCTCTGTGGGACCCAAGATCCCCCAGGCTTTGGAAAAGATCCTGCAGCTGAAGGAGAGCCGCCAGGAAGAGATGAACTCTCAGCACG aggaagaggagatggAAACAGACACTCGCTCATCCCTGGGCCAGTCAGCGTCAGAGACTGAGGAGGACACCATGTCTGTATCCAAGAAAGAG AAAAACCGGAAGCGGCGGAAccgaaagaagaagaaaaagccccAGCGGGTTCGGGGGGCGTCTTCTGAGAGCTCTGGGGACCGAGAGAAAGAGTCAGCCCGGTCCCGTGGCTCTGACTCTCCCGCAGCTGATGTTGAAATTGAGTATGTGACCGAAGAACCTGAAATCTATGAGCCCAACTTCATCTTCTTCAAGAGGATTTTTGAGGCTTTCAAG CTCACCGATGAcgtgaagaaggagaaggagaaggagccaGAGAAACTTGACAAACTGGAGAACTCCACAGCCCCCAAGAAGAAGGGCTTCGAGGAGGAGCACAAGGACAGCGATGACGACAGCAGTGACGATGAACAG GAAAAGAAGCCTGAGGCCCCCAAGTTGTCCAAGAAAAAGTTGCGCCGAATGAATCGCTTCACCGTGGCTGAGCTCAAGCAG CTTGTGGCTCGGCCTGATGTCGTGGAGATGCACGATGTCACCGCACAGGACCCCAAGCTCTTGGTTCATCTCAAGGCCACTCGGAATTCTGTGCCGGTACCACGCCACTGGTGTTTTAAGCGCAAGTACCTACAGGGCAAACGAGGCATTGAGAAGCCCCCGTTTGAGCTGCCAGACTTCATCAAACGCACAGGCATCCAGGAGATGCGGGAAGCCCTGCAGGAGAAG GAAGAACAGAAGACCATGAAGTCCAAAATGCGAGAGAAGGTTCGGCCAAAGATGGGGAAGATTGACATTGACTACCAGAAACTCCACGATGCTTTCTTCAAGTGGCAGACCAAGCCAAAGCTGACCATCCACGGGGACCTGTACTATGAG GGGAAGGAGTTTGAGACACGGCTGAAGGAGAAGAAGCCAGGAGATCTGTCTGATGAGCTAAGGATTTCCTTGGGGATGCCAGTCGGACCA AATGCTCACAAGGTCCCTCCCCCGTGGCTGATTGCCATGCAGCGATATGGACCACCCCCGTCGTACCCCAACCTGAAAATTCCTGGGCTGAACTCGCCCATCCCCGAG AGCTGTTCCTTTGGGTACCATGCTGGTGGCTGGGGCAAACCCCCAGTAGATGAGACTGGGAAACCACTCTATGGGGACGTGTTTGGAACCAATGCTGCTGAATTTCAG ACCAAGACTGAGGAAGAGGAGATTGATAGGACCCCTTGGGGGGAGCTAGAGCCGTCTGATGAAGAGTCttcagaagaagaggaggaggaagaaagtgaTGAGGACAAACCAGATGAGACCGGCTTTATTACCCCTGCAGACAG TGGCCTCATCACTCCTGGAGGGTTCTCGTCGGTGCCAGCTGGAATGGAGACCCCTGAACTCATTGAGCTGAGGAAGAAGAAGATTGAGGAAGCGATGGATGG AAGTGAGACACCTCAGCTGTTCACTGTGTTACCAGAGAAGAGAACGGCCACTGTTGGGGGAGCCATGATGGGATCAACCCACATCTATGACATGTCCACA GTGATGAGCCGGAAGGGCCCGGCTCCTGAGCTACAGGGTGTGGAAGTGGCCCTGGCACCAGAAGAGTTGGAGCTGGATCCCATGGCCATGACCCAGAAGTATGAGGAGCATGtgcgggagcagcaggcacaggtGGAGAAGGAAGACTTCAGTGACATGGTGGCCGAGCATGCTGCCAAACAAAAG caAAAGAAACGGAAAGCTCAGCCCCAGGATAGCCGCGGGGGAAGTAAAAAATACAAGGAGTTCAAATTTTAG
- the SF3B2 gene encoding splicing factor 3B subunit 2 isoform X1 — MAAEHPEPPKGELQLPPPPPPGHYGAWAAQELQAKLAEIGAPIQAGSREELVERLQTYTRQTGIVLNRPVLRGEDGDKAAPPPMSAQLSGIPMPPPPMGLPPLQPPPPPPPPPPGLGLGFPMAVGPRPPNLGPPPPLRVGEPVALSEEERLKLAQQQAALLMQQEERAKQQGDHSLKEHELLEQQKRAAVLLEQERQQEIAKMGAPVPRPPQDMGQIGVRTPLGPRVAAPVGPTPTVLPMGAPVPRPRGPPPPPGDENREMDDPSVGPKIPQALEKILQLKESRQEEMNSQHEEEEMETDTRSSLGQSASETEEDTMSVSKKEKNRKRRNRKKKKKPQRVRGASSESSGDREKESARSRGSDSPAADVEIEYVTEEPEIYEPNFIFFKRIFEAFKLTDDVKKEKEKEPEKLDKLENSTAPKKKGFEEEHKDSDDDSSDDEQEKKPEAPKLSKKKLRRMNRFTVAELKQLVARPDVVEMHDVTAQDPKLLVHLKATRNSVPVPRHWCFKRKYLQGKRGIEKPPFELPDFIKRTGIQEMREALQEKEEQKTMKSKMREKVRPKMGKIDIDYQKLHDAFFKWQTKPKLTIHGDLYYEGKEFETRLKEKKPGDLSDELRISLGMPVGPNAHKVPPPWLIAMQRYGPPPSYPNLKIPGLNSPIPESCSFGYHAGGWGKPPVDETGKPLYGDVFGTNAAEFQTKTEEEEIDRTPWGELEPSDEESSEEEEEEESDEDKPDETGFITPADSGLITPGGFSSVPAGMETPELIELRKKKIEEAMDGSETPQLFTVLPEKRTATVGGAMMGSTHIYDMSTVMSRKGPAPELQGVEVALAPEELELDPMAMTQKYEEHVREQQAQVEKEDFSDMVAEHAAKQKQKKRKAQPQDSRGGSKKYKEFKF, encoded by the exons ATGGCGGCCGAGCATCCCGAGCCTCCCAAAGGAGAGTTgcagctgccgccgccgccacccccTGGGCACTATGGCGCTTGGGCTGCCCAGGAGCTTCAAGCCAAATTGGCAGAGATCGGAGCTCCGATCCAAG cagggagtcgcGAGGAGCTGGTGGAGAGGCTGCAGACCTATACCCGCCAG ACTGGCATCGTGCTGAATCGGCCAGTTCTGAGAGGTGAAGATGGGGACAAAGCAGCTCCCCCTCCCATGTCTGCACAG CTTTCTGGGATTCCCATGCCACCACCACCCATGGGACTCCCCCCGCTGCAACCtcctccaccacccccaccacctccaccagGCCTTGGCCTTGGCTTTCCTATGGCAGTTGGACCCCGCCCACCAAACTTGGGGCCACCGCCTCCTCTCCGGGTGGGTGAGCCTGTGGCTCTGTCCGAGGAGGAGCGGCTGAAGCTGGCGCAGCAGCAGGCGGCTTTGCTGATGCAGCAAGAGGAGCGGGCCAAGCAG caggGAGATCATTCACTGAAGGAACATGAGCTCTTGGAGCAGCAGAAGCGG GCGGCTGTGCTCCTGGAGCAGGAGCGGCAGCAGGAGATCGCCAAGATGGGCGCCCCAGTCCCTCGGCCCCCACAAGACATGGGCCAGATTGGTGTTCGCACTCCTTTGGGTCCTCGAG tTGCTGCTCCAGTGGGCCCCACTCCCACTGTTTTACCCATGGGAGCCCCGGTTCCCCGGCCTCGTggtcccccaccaccccctggAGATGAGAATAGAGAG ATGGATGACCCCTCTGTGGGACCCAAGATCCCCCAGGCTTTGGAAAAGATCCTGCAGCTGAAGGAGAGCCGCCAGGAAGAGATGAACTCTCAGCACG aggaagaggagatggAAACAGACACTCGCTCATCCCTGGGCCAGTCAGCGTCAGAGACTGAGGAGGACACCATGTCTGTATCCAAGAAAGAG AAAAACCGGAAGCGGCGGAAccgaaagaagaagaaaaagccccAGCGGGTTCGGGGGGCGTCTTCTGAGAGCTCTGGGGACCGAGAGAAAGAGTCAGCCCGGTCCCGTGGCTCTGACTCTCCCGCAGCTGATGTTGAAATTGAGTATGTGACCGAAGAACCTGAAATCTATGAGCCCAACTTCATCTTCTTCAAGAGGATTTTTGAGGCTTTCAAG CTCACCGATGAcgtgaagaaggagaaggagaaggagccaGAGAAACTTGACAAACTGGAGAACTCCACAGCCCCCAAGAAGAAGGGCTTCGAGGAGGAGCACAAGGACAGCGATGACGACAGCAGTGACGATGAACAG GAAAAGAAGCCTGAGGCCCCCAAGTTGTCCAAGAAAAAGTTGCGCCGAATGAATCGCTTCACCGTGGCTGAGCTCAAGCAG CTTGTGGCTCGGCCTGATGTCGTGGAGATGCACGATGTCACCGCACAGGACCCCAAGCTCTTGGTTCATCTCAAGGCCACTCGGAATTCTGTGCCGGTACCACGCCACTGGTGTTTTAAGCGCAAGTACCTACAGGGCAAACGAGGCATTGAGAAGCCCCCGTTTGAGCTGCCAGACTTCATCAAACGCACAGGCATCCAGGAGATGCGGGAAGCCCTGCAGGAGAAG GAAGAACAGAAGACCATGAAGTCCAAAATGCGAGAGAAGGTTCGGCCAAAGATGGGGAAGATTGACATTGACTACCAGAAACTCCACGATGCTTTCTTCAAGTGGCAGACCAAGCCAAAGCTGACCATCCACGGGGACCTGTACTATGAG GGGAAGGAGTTTGAGACACGGCTGAAGGAGAAGAAGCCAGGAGATCTGTCTGATGAGCTAAGGATTTCCTTGGGGATGCCAGTCGGACCA AATGCTCACAAGGTCCCTCCCCCGTGGCTGATTGCCATGCAGCGATATGGACCACCCCCGTCGTACCCCAACCTGAAAATTCCTGGGCTGAACTCGCCCATCCCCGAG AGCTGTTCCTTTGGGTACCATGCTGGTGGCTGGGGCAAACCCCCAGTAGATGAGACTGGGAAACCACTCTATGGGGACGTGTTTGGAACCAATGCTGCTGAATTTCAG ACCAAGACTGAGGAAGAGGAGATTGATAGGACCCCTTGGGGGGAGCTAGAGCCGTCTGATGAAGAGTCttcagaagaagaggaggaggaagaaagtgaTGAGGACAAACCAGATGAGACCGGCTTTATTACCCCTGCAGACAG TGGCCTCATCACTCCTGGAGGGTTCTCGTCGGTGCCAGCTGGAATGGAGACCCCTGAACTCATTGAGCTGAGGAAGAAGAAGATTGAGGAAGCGATGGATGG AAGTGAGACACCTCAGCTGTTCACTGTGTTACCAGAGAAGAGAACGGCCACTGTTGGGGGAGCCATGATGGGATCAACCCACATCTATGACATGTCCACA GTGATGAGCCGGAAGGGCCCGGCTCCTGAGCTACAGGGTGTGGAAGTGGCCCTGGCACCAGAAGAGTTGGAGCTGGATCCCATGGCCATGACCCAGAAGTATGAGGAGCATGtgcgggagcagcaggcacaggtGGAGAAGGAAGACTTCAGTGACATGGTGGCCGAGCATGCTGCCAAACAAAAG caAAAGAAACGGAAAGCTCAGCCCCAGGATAGCCGCGGGGGAAGTAAAAAATACAAGGAGTTCAAATTTTAG
- the SF3B2 gene encoding splicing factor 3B subunit 2 isoform X2 — translation MAAEHPEPPKGELQLPPPPPPGHYGAWAAQELQAKLAEIGAPIQGSREELVERLQTYTRQTGIVLNRPVLRGEDGDKAAPPPMSAQLSGIPMPPPPMGLPPLQPPPPPPPPPPGLGLGFPMAVGPRPPNLGPPPPLRVGEPVALSEEERLKLAQQQAALLMQQEERAKQQGDHSLKEHELLEQQKRAAVLLEQERQQEIAKMGAPVPRPPQDMGQIGVRTPLGPRVAAPVGPTPTVLPMGAPVPRPRGPPPPPGDENREMDDPSVGPKIPQALEKILQLKESRQEEMNSQHEEEEMETDTRSSLGQSASETEEDTMSVSKKEKNRKRRNRKKKKKPQRVRGASSESSGDREKESARSRGSDSPAADVEIEYVTEEPEIYEPNFIFFKRIFEAFKLTDDVKKEKEKEPEKLDKLENSTAPKKKGFEEEHKDSDDDSSDDEQEKKPEAPKLSKKKLRRMNRFTVAELKQLVARPDVVEMHDVTAQDPKLLVHLKATRNSVPVPRHWCFKRKYLQGKRGIEKPPFELPDFIKRTGIQEMREALQEKEEQKTMKSKMREKVRPKMGKIDIDYQKLHDAFFKWQTKPKLTIHGDLYYEGKEFETRLKEKKPGDLSDELRISLGMPVGPNAHKVPPPWLIAMQRYGPPPSYPNLKIPGLNSPIPESCSFGYHAGGWGKPPVDETGKPLYGDVFGTNAAEFQTKTEEEEIDRTPWGELEPSDEESSEEEEEEESDEDKPDETGFITPADSGLITPGGFSSVPAGMETPELIELRKKKIEEAMDGSETPQLFTVLPEKRTATVGGAMMGSTHIYDMSTVMSRKGPAPELQGVEVALAPEELELDPMAMTQKYEEHVREQQAQVEKEDFSDMVAEHAAKQKQKKRKAQPQDSRGGSKKYKEFKF, via the exons ATGGCGGCCGAGCATCCCGAGCCTCCCAAAGGAGAGTTgcagctgccgccgccgccacccccTGGGCACTATGGCGCTTGGGCTGCCCAGGAGCTTCAAGCCAAATTGGCAGAGATCGGAGCTCCGATCCAAG ggagtcgcGAGGAGCTGGTGGAGAGGCTGCAGACCTATACCCGCCAG ACTGGCATCGTGCTGAATCGGCCAGTTCTGAGAGGTGAAGATGGGGACAAAGCAGCTCCCCCTCCCATGTCTGCACAG CTTTCTGGGATTCCCATGCCACCACCACCCATGGGACTCCCCCCGCTGCAACCtcctccaccacccccaccacctccaccagGCCTTGGCCTTGGCTTTCCTATGGCAGTTGGACCCCGCCCACCAAACTTGGGGCCACCGCCTCCTCTCCGGGTGGGTGAGCCTGTGGCTCTGTCCGAGGAGGAGCGGCTGAAGCTGGCGCAGCAGCAGGCGGCTTTGCTGATGCAGCAAGAGGAGCGGGCCAAGCAG caggGAGATCATTCACTGAAGGAACATGAGCTCTTGGAGCAGCAGAAGCGG GCGGCTGTGCTCCTGGAGCAGGAGCGGCAGCAGGAGATCGCCAAGATGGGCGCCCCAGTCCCTCGGCCCCCACAAGACATGGGCCAGATTGGTGTTCGCACTCCTTTGGGTCCTCGAG tTGCTGCTCCAGTGGGCCCCACTCCCACTGTTTTACCCATGGGAGCCCCGGTTCCCCGGCCTCGTggtcccccaccaccccctggAGATGAGAATAGAGAG ATGGATGACCCCTCTGTGGGACCCAAGATCCCCCAGGCTTTGGAAAAGATCCTGCAGCTGAAGGAGAGCCGCCAGGAAGAGATGAACTCTCAGCACG aggaagaggagatggAAACAGACACTCGCTCATCCCTGGGCCAGTCAGCGTCAGAGACTGAGGAGGACACCATGTCTGTATCCAAGAAAGAG AAAAACCGGAAGCGGCGGAAccgaaagaagaagaaaaagccccAGCGGGTTCGGGGGGCGTCTTCTGAGAGCTCTGGGGACCGAGAGAAAGAGTCAGCCCGGTCCCGTGGCTCTGACTCTCCCGCAGCTGATGTTGAAATTGAGTATGTGACCGAAGAACCTGAAATCTATGAGCCCAACTTCATCTTCTTCAAGAGGATTTTTGAGGCTTTCAAG CTCACCGATGAcgtgaagaaggagaaggagaaggagccaGAGAAACTTGACAAACTGGAGAACTCCACAGCCCCCAAGAAGAAGGGCTTCGAGGAGGAGCACAAGGACAGCGATGACGACAGCAGTGACGATGAACAG GAAAAGAAGCCTGAGGCCCCCAAGTTGTCCAAGAAAAAGTTGCGCCGAATGAATCGCTTCACCGTGGCTGAGCTCAAGCAG CTTGTGGCTCGGCCTGATGTCGTGGAGATGCACGATGTCACCGCACAGGACCCCAAGCTCTTGGTTCATCTCAAGGCCACTCGGAATTCTGTGCCGGTACCACGCCACTGGTGTTTTAAGCGCAAGTACCTACAGGGCAAACGAGGCATTGAGAAGCCCCCGTTTGAGCTGCCAGACTTCATCAAACGCACAGGCATCCAGGAGATGCGGGAAGCCCTGCAGGAGAAG GAAGAACAGAAGACCATGAAGTCCAAAATGCGAGAGAAGGTTCGGCCAAAGATGGGGAAGATTGACATTGACTACCAGAAACTCCACGATGCTTTCTTCAAGTGGCAGACCAAGCCAAAGCTGACCATCCACGGGGACCTGTACTATGAG GGGAAGGAGTTTGAGACACGGCTGAAGGAGAAGAAGCCAGGAGATCTGTCTGATGAGCTAAGGATTTCCTTGGGGATGCCAGTCGGACCA AATGCTCACAAGGTCCCTCCCCCGTGGCTGATTGCCATGCAGCGATATGGACCACCCCCGTCGTACCCCAACCTGAAAATTCCTGGGCTGAACTCGCCCATCCCCGAG AGCTGTTCCTTTGGGTACCATGCTGGTGGCTGGGGCAAACCCCCAGTAGATGAGACTGGGAAACCACTCTATGGGGACGTGTTTGGAACCAATGCTGCTGAATTTCAG ACCAAGACTGAGGAAGAGGAGATTGATAGGACCCCTTGGGGGGAGCTAGAGCCGTCTGATGAAGAGTCttcagaagaagaggaggaggaagaaagtgaTGAGGACAAACCAGATGAGACCGGCTTTATTACCCCTGCAGACAG TGGCCTCATCACTCCTGGAGGGTTCTCGTCGGTGCCAGCTGGAATGGAGACCCCTGAACTCATTGAGCTGAGGAAGAAGAAGATTGAGGAAGCGATGGATGG AAGTGAGACACCTCAGCTGTTCACTGTGTTACCAGAGAAGAGAACGGCCACTGTTGGGGGAGCCATGATGGGATCAACCCACATCTATGACATGTCCACA GTGATGAGCCGGAAGGGCCCGGCTCCTGAGCTACAGGGTGTGGAAGTGGCCCTGGCACCAGAAGAGTTGGAGCTGGATCCCATGGCCATGACCCAGAAGTATGAGGAGCATGtgcgggagcagcaggcacaggtGGAGAAGGAAGACTTCAGTGACATGGTGGCCGAGCATGCTGCCAAACAAAAG caAAAGAAACGGAAAGCTCAGCCCCAGGATAGCCGCGGGGGAAGTAAAAAATACAAGGAGTTCAAATTTTAG